Proteins from one Ketobacter alkanivorans genomic window:
- a CDS encoding DUF4845 domain-containing protein, with protein MQINKNKQIGSSMYTTMFLILMLIFGAVTLMKLWAPYYDDMAVGTAVKNISAEEGTRTMGPKEIRATINKRLQVNGVQLDKDEILIKKEDGEILIDIIYERRIPMYGNIDAILKFQHNTSVKAKG; from the coding sequence ATGCAAATTAACAAGAACAAGCAGATTGGTTCGTCGATGTATACGACCATGTTTTTGATCCTGATGCTGATATTCGGTGCTGTCACCTTAATGAAGCTGTGGGCACCTTACTACGACGATATGGCGGTAGGCACAGCGGTCAAGAATATTTCCGCAGAAGAGGGCACGCGTACCATGGGGCCAAAGGAGATTCGCGCTACCATCAACAAGCGTCTGCAGGTTAATGGTGTGCAGCTGGATAAGGATGAAATCCTGATTAAGAAAGAAGACGGTGAAATCTTAATAGATATCATCTATGAGCGTCGTATTCCTATGTACGGCAACATTGATGCCATCCTCAAGTTTCAACATAACACTAGCGTCAAAGCCAAAGGTTAA
- the lepB gene encoding signal peptidase I has translation MDFDFAILLVGLVAFTGVFFLLDILVFKPKRSEGELAPQWLEFPASFFPVLLIVLALRSFLVEPFKIPTGSMIPTLLVGDYILVNKFAYGLRLPILGTEIIPIGEPKTGDIMVFKYPEQPSINYIKRVVGLPGDEIRYENKVIYLNGEPVQQVLEAQLPPAQPQIKIYNETLGGVEHDIMITLERPSEPSMTWTVPEGHYFMLGDNRDNSRDSRYWGFVPDKYVVGKAFAIWMSMPGWVPSFERNRFVD, from the coding sequence ATGGATTTCGATTTTGCGATTTTATTAGTAGGGTTGGTGGCGTTCACCGGTGTATTTTTTCTTCTGGATATTCTGGTATTTAAACCAAAGCGATCCGAAGGTGAGCTGGCGCCTCAGTGGCTTGAGTTTCCGGCCTCATTTTTCCCCGTGCTGCTTATCGTATTGGCATTGCGTTCCTTTTTGGTGGAGCCCTTCAAAATCCCTACAGGTTCAATGATACCCACGTTGCTGGTGGGTGATTATATCCTGGTCAACAAGTTCGCCTATGGTTTGCGCCTCCCTATTTTGGGTACGGAAATCATCCCCATTGGCGAGCCAAAAACCGGCGATATTATGGTGTTCAAATACCCGGAGCAGCCCAGTATCAATTACATCAAGCGAGTGGTGGGTCTGCCGGGGGATGAGATTCGTTATGAGAACAAAGTCATCTATTTGAACGGTGAGCCGGTTCAGCAAGTGCTTGAAGCCCAACTTCCACCGGCCCAACCCCAAATTAAAATCTATAATGAAACACTGGGTGGTGTCGAACATGACATTATGATCACCCTGGAGCGCCCATCGGAGCCATCGATGACCTGGACCGTTCCCGAAGGTCACTACTTTATGCTCGGTGATAATCGGGATAACAGCCGGGACAGCCGATACTGGGGCTTCGTGCCGGACAAGTATGTTGTGGGCAAAGCGTTCGCGATCTGGATGAGTATGCCTGGCTGGGTGCCCAGTTTTGAACGCAACCGTTTCGTTGATTAG